The genomic interval GTTATTCCACAATATTAACATAGCTTAACAAAAACTGTCAAGAGCTAATTAAAGGGTGATTAATTTACCTTGATAAAGGTATGTAGGTTAATATTTTATTAGTCATAACCAATTGATTACTATTCAAGGAAACATGTCCTAAACATGAAAGATCATCTGTATAATTGTGTCTGAGCAGTGATGCAGTTGTATAGCAACCATTAACAACCTTCAAAATAAGGAAGTTTACACACAGCTTCAAACAATGGctgcaaacttttttttaaatctagaAGAAATTGGGCAAACCATCATTGGTTATGTGAATTGTGCAGAAATtgatttttaaaatttaaaagcaGATACCAGTAAGACCACGAGAGAGTGTTTGGCATCATATTTGCTATCTACATTATTAATAAACATGTTGATTTCATTCTAAAAAATGTGACAATGGTGCCAGGTGTTGAATAATAGCAGGCTTGGCTCTTGACAATTCAAATTTTAGCTTTGTCTTTATTCTTCCCTTTTTATGACAGcagatgtttttgtttgtttgtttgtttgtttagttttttttttttttttttaatgaagttGAATTATTGGGACATCACTTAGTAAACTCTGTTGGCCTGGAAATCaatgtaatttactgttttctttCACCTCGTAAAATCTGTACGAATTTCCATGAGATAGCATTTATTATTCAGTTTCAAGCAACTTAAAACATATACTTGTTCAGAGTTTCGTCAAGAAGAAGATTTATAGCGTTTAAAGCAGCTTGGACATTCTGCTGAAGTACTTTTTCAGAAAGTatatgtgcactgtaaaaaaatgcagtataaagttaaaacaacgtTTGTTTCAattcaacatactattttaagttttgacatgcaAATAGTTGATATaactttaaaattaagttaaacagcTTGAACtagtttttataagttaaagtATCAtagaaatatatgttgatttgataaaaatgctgttttttacagtgtgggtttGAAAAGACATAATGACACAAACAGTCACAAatagcacgggtatatttatagcacgccaacaatacattgtatgggtcaaaatgattaGAGTTTccttatgccaaaaatcattaggatattaagtaaagatgcatttcctaccataaatatctTAAATTGTTACTTTTTGTGAGGGATTGCcattgctaaggacttcatttggacaactttaaaggtgattttctcaaattttttattttttgcatcctcagatttcagatttttaaatattgtatCACAGCCAAATGTTttaccatacatcaatggaaagctgatttattgtaatttataaatctcaatttcaaataatttaccCTTTTGACTGGTCCAGGGCCACACATAAGCATATAAAATGTGTTATAATtctattataaaaattatgataGCTTTTTTTACTGGGTAAATTTCTTTGACATTTCAAATAAAATTGTTCATTTAAACAAATTCTACAACATTATATTCTAGTTAAAGCAAAATCCAAAGCATTATGAAATATATGAGTCAATTTTTATAGTAAAACACATTTACTTACAGTATCATATCattttatggattttttttgcattttatgaaataaaataataataagtctTCATGTGATGAAAATAAGAACTGCGCTgccaaaacaacaaattaaaatatatacaagaCTGCTGGAAAGTGTTGTATTTTTGTAGGggcatattattattattatttttaaagcaaaaatagTGTTTTATATGGATCTTTAGATAATCAAATAATCATCTATGATAGTTGGAGACCTCAATCAAGTTGTCATCAGGGTCACGAAAATACAGTGAGCTGATGAGACCCACAGCCCCAGTCCTGTCCACTGGGCCCTCTTCTATCGTCACTCCACACGCCTGGAAGTACAAGATTAaagaatacaaaataaatacgCTTACGGTACTTCAGAAAGAAGAaattatattgtaaaattagGAAAATTTAAGGATTTTCTGTTAGGTTTAGAAAACAATGAGATGAAAAATAGGAAAGAAATATTTAAGATCTTATTTCTAGGTCACTCACTCATCAAATATGTGCCAAATTACATCAcaaattttaacaaatttgaatTGATCTATGCCGTCCTATGCTGTAACTCTGGACcgttttgttattttgttttggtACAACTTCTCTCATTGTTACAGCGTGTGTAGGATATAATTTGTTATAAAATGAGTATTAAATCAAATGAATCTGAAAGAACATACACTACCTTGAGATGGGCAGCAACAGTCATTAGTGGGGTTTTGGTAATAAGGCACAAGTCAGCAGATCCTGGTGTTGGGATTTTGGCTCTGGGCTCAAACTCTTTTCCAACCTGATGCAGGTTAAATTTTTGCTCTCCAAAACTCAAAGCTTTCCGGTCTCCCTGAAATATTACGTAGTGACCGACATATTCACAAACTAATGTAAAGGTTTTTTGTTATTAATTTTAAAGGATAATTAGGCTTAATGTGATGGGGCAATGGTTGTTCACTGCTGCCACCATGTGATATTGTTTAATTGTATGGGATTGGCATTGTACCTTAAAAGTGATGACCTCCATTCCCAAAACTGTGGAGTAAAATTTCGTGGTTTTATTCAGGTCTCGAACTGTGAGCACAAGGTGGTCCAGGTGACTGATGTGAACTGGACAGGAACTTTTGAACCGGACTGATGTGAGTCCATGATGAACTAATGGAAACTGAATAGAGGAATTAGATAAAGGTCAAGTTAATTTTTAGAGCACATTTACAAGCAGTCACTATACTGccccaaagtgctgtacagacattagataataataaacacttaaaagcaaaaaaagatCAGAGGTGGATAATCCTGCTACTGAAGATCTGCTGCCCTGCAGATCAACCCAAATCAAGCACAACTGAACCAGCTAATCAAGTTGTTCCGGGttactttaaaatgacagtCATGTGTGGATCTAATGGGCTGGATCTAATGTATGCAGGAAGGTAAATCTCCAGGATTAGGGTTGGAGATCCCTATATATTACGGAAacgtttttttaaaatgtagtaatTATTATTTGTTAATGAATAGCTTTTGTGTAACATGATAGTTCATTCATTcaaatgaattattttt from Misgurnus anguillicaudatus chromosome 16, ASM2758022v2, whole genome shotgun sequence carries:
- the glod5 gene encoding glyoxalase domain-containing protein 5; the encoded protein is MALRVYGAVLRSTCSGKVMLKFPLVHHGLTSVRFKSSCPVHISHLDHLVLTVRDLNKTTKFYSTVLGMEVITFKGDRKALSFGEQKFNLHQVGKEFEPRAKIPTPGSADLCLITKTPLMTVAAHLKACGVTIEEGPVDRTGAVGLISSLYFRDPDDNLIEVSNYHR